The following are from one region of the Hymenobacter sp. YIM 151858-1 genome:
- a CDS encoding ABC transporter permease, with product MSLALSPSVAAPSFAQQLARSLSADALKLRRTAALWLALGSGALPVLLSFCIYYFKGHEILKPGQPPWASYVMQNWQTATGLLLPLFVVLLTSLVLHIENKANAWKHLYAQPASRLALFASKLLLLLGLNLLAQVLYAGLLLLSGYLLGVLRPELHFQDFAAPATKVGLLLLHTYLATLGILALQYLAAQWWRSFVAPVAIGMGCVVAAMALLRWEHIEWVPYASPLLSLGNLRAPQHDLLQPLKLPFNELTSLGCFAGTLLIGYVALGFRHERVK from the coding sequence ATGAGCCTCGCCTTGTCGCCTTCCGTTGCTGCTCCTTCGTTTGCCCAGCAGCTCGCCCGCAGCCTCTCGGCCGATGCGCTTAAGCTGCGCCGCACGGCTGCCCTGTGGCTGGCCCTGGGTAGCGGTGCGCTGCCGGTGCTGCTGTCGTTCTGCATCTACTACTTCAAAGGGCACGAAATTCTGAAGCCGGGCCAGCCACCGTGGGCCTCGTACGTGATGCAGAACTGGCAAACGGCTACCGGCCTGCTGCTGCCGCTGTTTGTGGTACTGCTCACCAGCCTGGTGCTACACATCGAAAACAAAGCCAATGCCTGGAAGCACCTGTACGCGCAGCCTGCCAGCCGCCTGGCCCTGTTTGCGAGCAAGTTGCTGCTGTTGCTGGGCCTGAACTTGCTGGCGCAGGTGCTGTATGCAGGGCTGCTGCTGCTCTCGGGTTACCTGCTGGGTGTGTTGCGGCCCGAGCTGCACTTTCAGGACTTTGCTGCGCCTGCTACCAAGGTTGGGCTGCTGCTGCTGCACACTTACCTGGCCACGCTTGGTATACTGGCCCTGCAGTACCTGGCCGCCCAGTGGTGGCGCTCGTTTGTGGCGCCGGTAGCCATTGGCATGGGCTGCGTAGTGGCCGCAATGGCGCTGCTCCGTTGGGAGCACATCGAGTGGGTGCCCTATGCCTCGCCGCTGTTGTCGTTGGGCAACCTGCGGGCGCCGCAGCATGACTTGCTGCAGCCGCTAAAACTGCCTTTCAACGAGCTTACCTCGCTGGGCTGCTTTGCCGGAACGCTGCTGATTGGCTACGTAGCGCTGGGTTTCCGGCACGAGCGCGTGAAGTAG
- a CDS encoding ABC transporter ATP-binding protein — MPAAELLAETRHLSFRFGQRQVLHDVNLQVPQGSIYGFLGPNGAGKSTTLRILLGLLPSPAGSVQLFGHDLGRHRLQVLSRVGALIEMPSLYDHLSGLQNLEATRRLRGLAKGRSEEVLAVVGLAADGHRAAGEYSLGMRQRLGLALALLPNPELLILDEPTNGLDPTGIIEVRELLRRLQQEHGKTILLSSHLISEIERVATHVGVIQQGRLVFQGSLAALQHRQHGHTQLIIETDDAATCRNLLPLDLGAATVVGPGTLALPYHSQEQAAYLAQQLVAAGQPLYGLRCQQQTLEQTFLHLTETTTAQ; from the coding sequence ATGCCTGCAGCCGAACTACTCGCCGAAACCCGGCACCTCTCCTTTCGCTTTGGCCAGCGCCAGGTACTCCACGATGTAAACCTGCAGGTGCCGCAGGGCAGCATCTACGGCTTTCTGGGGCCGAACGGCGCCGGCAAAAGCACCACGCTGCGCATACTGCTGGGGCTGCTGCCCAGCCCGGCCGGCTCGGTGCAGCTGTTCGGCCACGACCTAGGCCGCCACCGCTTGCAGGTGCTTAGCCGCGTGGGTGCCCTCATCGAAATGCCCTCGCTCTACGACCACCTCTCGGGCCTGCAAAACCTGGAGGCCACCCGCCGCCTGCGCGGCCTTGCCAAAGGCCGCTCCGAGGAGGTGCTGGCAGTGGTAGGCCTGGCCGCCGATGGGCACCGGGCGGCGGGCGAGTACTCCCTGGGTATGCGCCAACGCCTGGGCCTGGCCCTGGCCCTGCTGCCCAACCCGGAGCTGCTCATCCTCGACGAGCCCACCAACGGCCTCGACCCCACGGGCATTATTGAGGTGCGCGAGTTGCTGCGCCGCTTGCAGCAGGAGCATGGCAAAACCATTCTGCTCTCCAGCCACCTCATCAGCGAGATTGAGCGCGTGGCTACCCACGTGGGCGTCATTCAGCAGGGCCGGTTGGTATTTCAGGGCAGCCTGGCGGCTTTGCAGCACCGGCAGCACGGCCACACGCAGCTCATCATCGAAACCGACGACGCGGCCACCTGCCGCAACCTGCTGCCCCTCGACCTAGGCGCCGCTACCGTGGTAGGCCCAGGCACCTTGGCCCTGCCCTACCACTCGCAGGAGCAAGCTGCCTACCTGGCCCAGCAGCTGGTAGCCGCCGGCCAACCGCTGTACGGCCTGCGCTGCCAGCAGCAAACCCTCGAGCAAACCTTTCTGCACCTCACCGAAACCACTACCGCCCAATGA
- a CDS encoding sensor histidine kinase — MEYSATSAALPASATTQGSSGRLRFISKLQWWPNAPGLASVPAWVHVLWVLLLVLTDVMHGYTALTNKNPPPLDMLVLRALLYDALASLIFYLNWATLIPRTLARNRLGSYVLGVLGLLLLFVPLRFGAGWLMKTLSEARDLGQYWVALLISYVVFGLMTIFFSSGLKVTGDYLLAQRNRRELERQQLLTELSLLKMQVNPHFLFNTLNNIYSLASQKSDRAPEAVLRLSEIMRYMLYESSADAVPLSKELNHLRSFLDLQRLRLPANGADAIVFSTAGISADVAYPIAPMLLQPLVENAFKHGDLTARPAVVIELGLDAQGVLHFAVQNATAPAAPGPALEQPGGVGLVNLRRRLELLYPERHHLHISEQPGQHRVELTLLPA; from the coding sequence GTGGAATACTCTGCTACTTCGGCGGCCCTGCCGGCATCGGCTACTACGCAAGGCTCCTCTGGCCGCCTGCGCTTTATCTCAAAGCTGCAATGGTGGCCCAATGCGCCCGGCCTGGCAAGCGTGCCGGCATGGGTGCACGTGCTGTGGGTGTTGCTGCTCGTGCTTACCGATGTGATGCACGGCTACACGGCGCTTACCAACAAAAACCCACCCCCGTTAGACATGCTCGTGCTACGCGCCTTGCTCTACGACGCGTTAGCCTCCCTGATATTCTACTTGAACTGGGCAACCCTGATACCCCGCACTTTAGCGCGTAACCGCCTAGGTTCTTACGTGTTGGGCGTGTTGGGTTTGCTGCTGCTTTTCGTGCCGCTACGTTTCGGCGCCGGCTGGCTGATGAAAACCTTGTCTGAAGCCCGCGACCTAGGACAGTATTGGGTTGCGCTGCTGATTTCGTACGTAGTATTCGGGCTGATGACCATCTTCTTCAGCTCGGGCCTGAAGGTTACCGGCGACTACCTGCTGGCCCAGCGCAACCGCCGCGAGCTGGAGCGCCAGCAATTGCTTACGGAGTTGTCGTTGCTGAAAATGCAGGTGAACCCGCACTTCCTGTTCAACACGCTCAACAACATCTACTCGCTGGCCAGCCAAAAGTCGGACCGGGCGCCCGAGGCCGTGCTGCGCCTCTCCGAAATCATGCGCTACATGCTCTACGAAAGCTCGGCCGATGCCGTACCGCTCAGCAAAGAGCTCAACCACCTGCGTAGTTTCCTGGATTTGCAGCGCCTGCGCCTGCCCGCCAACGGCGCCGATGCCATCGTGTTCAGCACCGCCGGTATCAGCGCCGATGTAGCTTACCCCATTGCACCCATGCTGCTGCAGCCCTTAGTGGAAAACGCCTTCAAGCACGGCGACCTCACGGCCCGACCCGCGGTGGTGATTGAGTTGGGGCTCGATGCGCAGGGTGTGTTGCACTTTGCGGTGCAAAACGCCACCGCGCCTGCCGCGCCCGGCCCGGCTCTGGAGCAGCCCGGTGGCGTAGGCCTCGTAAACCTGCGCCGCCGCCTCGAGCTGCTTTACCCCGAGCGGCACCACCTGCACATCAGCGAGCAACCCGGGCAGCACCGCGTCGAGCTTACCTTGCTGCCGGCCTAA
- a CDS encoding LytR/AlgR family response regulator transcription factor codes for MDNATPGRKLTCVIIDDEPLALDLLAGYCAQVPYLELKGQFHDALVGLAFVQDNPVDVVFVDIHMPRITGLQLVQLLPSPAPRVIFTTAYDQYAVQSYELSAADYLLKPIAFERFVQAVNKVRHVPASVSAVAAPAPPTPAPIEAAPVPVAPDAMFVKNEHRLQRVAFNDILYIEGMKEYLMIYTLGSKILTLQSFKRVEEVLPPDRFARIHKSYIVALNHIEHVERSKVQVAGRLLPIGDTYRDSFAATIRAYNLL; via the coding sequence ATGGACAACGCTACGCCCGGCCGCAAGCTTACCTGCGTCATCATCGACGACGAGCCCCTGGCCCTCGACCTGCTGGCCGGGTACTGCGCCCAAGTGCCGTACCTCGAGCTGAAAGGCCAGTTTCACGACGCACTGGTGGGCCTGGCCTTTGTGCAGGACAACCCCGTCGACGTGGTGTTTGTCGACATCCACATGCCGCGCATCACCGGCCTGCAGCTGGTGCAGCTGCTGCCCAGCCCCGCACCTAGGGTCATCTTCACCACGGCCTACGATCAGTACGCCGTGCAGAGCTACGAGCTGAGCGCAGCCGATTACCTGCTGAAACCCATTGCCTTTGAGCGGTTTGTGCAGGCCGTAAACAAAGTGCGGCACGTGCCGGCCTCGGTTTCGGCTGTGGCTGCGCCGGCCCCGCCAACACCGGCGCCAATCGAAGCCGCACCGGTACCCGTAGCGCCCGATGCCATGTTCGTGAAAAACGAGCACCGGCTGCAGCGCGTCGCCTTCAACGATATCCTCTACATCGAGGGCATGAAGGAGTATCTCATGATTTACACCCTGGGCAGCAAAATCCTCACGCTGCAATCCTTCAAAAGGGTAGAGGAGGTGCTGCCGCCCGATCGGTTCGCGCGCATTCACAAGTCGTACATCGTGGCGCTCAACCACATCGAGCACGTGGAGCGCAGCAAAGTACAGGTAGCCGGCCGCCTGCTGCCCATCGGCGACACCTACCGCGACTCTTTCGCGGCTACCATCCGGGCCTACAACTTGCTCTAA
- the wrbA gene encoding NAD(P)H:quinone oxidoreductase, with protein MRTLVLFYSTYGHVWTLAEAIAQGAREVEGNQVDVMRVPETLPQELLEQIGAAQAQQAFAHIPVAKAEDLVNYDAIIFGTPTRYGNVASQMQAFLDGTGGLWAKGALVGKVGGAFVSTATAHGGQETTIRSLHTELFHHGMVLVGLPYAWQGQTRIDEVTGGTPYGASTIAGGRGERMPSENELEGARHQGKFTAEIASKLARP; from the coding sequence ATGAGAACCCTCGTTTTGTTTTACTCCACCTATGGCCACGTCTGGACGCTGGCCGAGGCTATTGCCCAAGGCGCCCGCGAAGTTGAAGGCAACCAGGTTGACGTGATGCGCGTGCCCGAAACGCTGCCGCAGGAATTGTTGGAGCAAATTGGCGCGGCCCAGGCGCAGCAGGCGTTTGCCCATATTCCGGTAGCCAAGGCCGAAGACCTGGTGAATTACGACGCCATCATCTTCGGCACGCCCACGCGCTACGGCAACGTGGCCAGCCAGATGCAGGCTTTCCTCGACGGTACGGGGGGCTTGTGGGCCAAAGGTGCGTTGGTTGGCAAAGTGGGCGGCGCTTTTGTGAGCACGGCCACCGCGCACGGCGGCCAGGAAACCACCATCCGCTCGTTGCACACCGAGCTGTTTCACCACGGCATGGTGCTGGTGGGCTTGCCCTACGCGTGGCAGGGCCAAACCCGCATCGATGAGGTAACCGGCGGCACGCCCTACGGCGCCAGCACCATTGCCGGCGGCCGCGGCGAGCGGATGCCCAGCGAAAACGAGCTGGAAGGTGCCCGCCACCAGGGCAAGTTCACGGCCGAAATTGCCAGCAAGCTCGCCCGCCCCTAA
- a CDS encoding RNA polymerase sigma factor has protein sequence MSALAAAFGGTNLGRLVASVSAPAATAEPEVKPAPARPLQPSGRWSEAELIDACLDGSRVAQKELYTRYASRMLAVCARYSQTTFEAEDVLQEGFVTVFSNLRHFRRECPLEFWVRRIMINAALRQHRRNAPMLAVTESEYPEAIADEELILSNYSFDELLKMIQELAPRYRMVFNLFAIEGYGHKEIGDMLGISEGTSKSQYSRARAILKAKLERLDQRCNDTRFQ, from the coding sequence ATGAGCGCCCTGGCCGCTGCCTTTGGTGGCACCAACCTGGGGCGGCTGGTGGCTAGTGTTTCGGCGCCAGCAGCAACCGCTGAGCCCGAGGTGAAGCCCGCGCCCGCCCGCCCGCTGCAGCCCTCGGGGCGCTGGAGCGAGGCCGAACTCATCGATGCCTGCCTCGACGGCAGCCGCGTGGCCCAAAAGGAGCTGTACACCCGCTACGCCAGCCGCATGCTGGCCGTGTGTGCCCGCTACTCCCAAACTACCTTCGAGGCCGAAGACGTGCTGCAGGAGGGGTTTGTAACCGTGTTCAGCAACCTGCGCCACTTCCGGCGCGAGTGTCCGCTCGAGTTCTGGGTGCGGCGCATCATGATTAACGCTGCGCTGCGGCAGCACCGCCGCAACGCGCCCATGCTGGCCGTAACCGAAAGCGAATACCCCGAAGCCATAGCCGACGAGGAGCTCATCCTGTCGAACTATTCCTTCGACGAATTACTCAAGATGATTCAGGAACTGGCCCCGCGCTACCGCATGGTGTTCAACCTGTTTGCCATCGAAGGCTACGGCCACAAAGAAATTGGCGATATGCTCGGCATATCGGAGGGTACCAGCAAATCGCAGTACTCCCGCGCCCGTGCTATTCTCAAAGCCAAGCTCGAACGTCTCGACCAACGTTGCAATGACACCCGTTTCCAATAA